A window from Cryptomeria japonica chromosome 1, Sugi_1.0, whole genome shotgun sequence encodes these proteins:
- the LOC131069083 gene encoding germin-like protein 5-1, producing the protein MVSADPDVLQDYCLADTKSSAIFINGLPCLSPNETSAKHFTTSALGSPANTSGSIYGFGGTLTNAQMLPGINTLGISIARADLEVGGQVPLHTRPRATEIVYILQGKLVAGFVNSSNKLFSHTVKAGDVFVFPKGTLHFVHNIGGTHASLIAAFNSQNGGVAVTPMITLAANPGIPPEVLSKAFQISSKDVKKIRKGLGGN; encoded by the coding sequence ATGGTAAGTGCAGATCCAGATGTGTTACAGGATTACTGTCTAGCGGATACCAAATCCTCTGCAATTTTCATAAATGGGTTGCCTTGTCTGAGCCCGAACGAAACCTCTGCAAAGCACTTTACTACGTCGGCTCTGGGCAGCCCAGCAAATACATCGGGCAGCATATACGGGTTTGGAGGGACACTTACAAATGCACAGATGTTGCCGGGCATCAATACGCTGGGAATTTCAATCGCTCGGGCAGATCTTGAGGTGGGTGGGCAGGTTCCCCTTCATACACGCCCGAGAGCCACTGAAATTGTTTACATATTGCAAGGAAAATTGGTGGCTGGGTTCGTGAATAGTTCAAACAAGTTGTTCTCTCATACTGTGAAAGCtggtgatgtgtttgtgtttcccAAGGGGACTCTTCATTTTGTTCACAACATTGGTGGCACTCATGCGAGTTTGATAGCTGCGTTTAACAGTCAAAATGGAGGGGTCGCTGTTACTCCAATGATTACACTTGCTGCGAATCCAGGGATTCCCCCTGAGGTTCTGAGCAAGGCGTTCCAGATTAGTTCGAAAGATGTGAAGAAAATCAGAAAGGGTCTTGGTGGGAATTGA